From the Methanocaldococcus fervens AG86 genome, the window AACAGAAATTGGTTTAATTCCTCCACAGGGAGCTTGGTACATAATAGAGAAATACTTTGGATGGCTTGAAAAGTAAAAGTTATATACTCAAAAATCAAAATTAATATATGTCCCGGGTGGCGACCTTCCGCAGGGGATGAAACCACCTTGGCATTCTACCCACAAGGCGGCCGTGCCGAGTAGCCGTTACGGCTTCTATGAAGGCCACGGTTTTCCAAGGGTAGATACACTTTTTTATTAATTTAAATCAAAAATGATTTAACTTTTTTACACCTTAAATTTATATATTTAAATTTACAGTTTAATATTTTACAAAAATCAAAAATTATATAAAATTGTTTATCCAATGGTAATTACGAATAACCTTATAGTACAAACAAAGAAGTCAATTTTTCTTATAAGAAAAATTTTCTCTTAGGATGATAATATGGAGATTAGAGAAATCACGATTATTGGCGGTTATGACAAAAACGGTAACCCGGAGCCAGTTAGGGAAGTTACAATAAAAAGAGGGGAAATCGTTGGAGTTGTAGGGCCAACAGGAAGTGGAAAATCAAACCTAATTAGTGATATTGAGCAGTTAGCTCAGGGAGACACAATATCAAAAAGAAAAATTTTGGTTAATGGAAAAGTTCCGCCAATTGAGATGAGGAGAGATCCAAAAAAGAGGAGGATTGCCCAACTATCACAAAATATGAATTTCTTAGCAGATATGACTGTAGAAGAGTTTATTTTAATGCACGCAAAGAGTAGGGGAGTTTATAGGGAAAATATTGTTGATGAAGTTATAGAATTGGCAAATAGATTGACAGGAGAGCCAATAAAAAAAGATTACAACTTAACAATCCTAAGCGGAGGGCAATCAAGGAGTTTGATGGTTGCAGATGTTGCTGTAATAAGTGATTCTCCTATCGTTTTAATAGATGAGATTGAAAATGCTGGGATAAAAAA encodes:
- a CDS encoding ATP-binding cassette domain-containing protein translates to MEIREITIIGGYDKNGNPEPVREVTIKRGEIVGVVGPTGSGKSNLISDIEQLAQGDTISKRKILVNGKVPPIEMRRDPKKRRIAQLSQNMNFLADMTVEEFILMHAKSRGVYRENIVDEVIELANRLTGEPIKKDYNLTILSGGQSRSLMVADVAVISDSPIVLIDEIENAGIKKHEALELLAGYGKIVLVITHDPVLALMTDRRIVMRSGGMQKIVETTEEEKEISRRINEVDNWLLSLREKIRLGERLTYEDVTLAVKE